The DNA region CGGAgaacaaggaggaagggaaaaggaagTCTTTTTGTTTGCCCTTCCTCTGTAACAATCAATCCATTTTTGGAAATACTCTTTGATTTCATCATCCCTCTGCTCAGTCTTGACCTATCCTCTTTCTGACCTCCATCACCTTCATTTTAATCGGTGTTTGACTCCATCTggattctttctttttaaaaaacaacttctaatgccttctctcttcctgtcatCTCTTTCTTCCGTTACTATCTCCGTTGCTTCTCTTCTCCATCTCTGGCCTTTTTCTGAGTCAGTTCATGCTGAACAGCTTAGTCGGCACTCAAGCAAGACCGCAGTATAAACAAAACCCTGGCAGGAGATAGTGATCCCCCTCGTTCCTCTTGTTCCATCCACCCAGATGAAACTCAGCCAGGAAAAATCCATGCTGtctcccgccccccccccccccccacacacacacacacatcattttctctcctcccacttttctttttttcttttttggtgaCTTTATCTCATCCACTTATCTCTGTACAGCTCAGGTTTAAGCAAACAAGGGAAGGTGTTATGCTGTGGTTACCTGCAGAAGGAAACTATGGGTTGCTATGTACATTTGTTCATATCTGACTGTTTACCTATTCTCACACACCACCCAACATGGTGACTTTGGCACAATGTGCGATCAATAGCCTTGTCAATCAAGCCTGCTATTATCTTAGTTCGTCTATTCATCACACAAGAGGCTCCTTTACAGTTAAATTGAACTTTATTTCAAAATCATTGTCGTTATATAACTCAAAAAGGAAGTCCAACATTTGGATTAGGAAGAGTTAACAGAGCATCCAACTGCAGCTTTTGTAATGAAGCAGGTACAACACAcatgattgtttgtttttcttaaacCTTTTTTATAAATCAGGCacttcaacaaaaacacatctttgAAATGGGTAATTAAAACAGAGCAGTTAGTTCAATCATTACCATACATTTAGCGTAAGCAGGGAGCATTATCAAAACTCTTCTAAGTGGCGCATTCAAGGACACCCTGCCATCCAAGAATCCATAGCTACATtgtgagaagagagaaagagagaggcatgTCATCTATTAAAAACTCTCAAATTTCGGGTccttgaatgcaccagtaggtAGAGCCTTGAGAAGTGTTCCTGCTCAGAGCATTACCATGCGGCAGCAATGTAACCATTAACATGAAAGCTAAAGGTTGAATGTGATGGATTACCTCTCTCAAGCAAGTCACCAACTGAAGTGAAACTACTGGATATGCAGAGAGCTGTAAATCAATCCAATCCTTTGGAAAATAGTTAACAGTAACATAAAGCACATTTGATTATAAGATGGAAACATGCAAAAACCACTAGAATGCTTGTAAAAGCACTGTGTAAAATGCACTTTCTAATTGTTTTACTTGTTCTCTCTATTAACAAAAGTGTGTTAAACATGACGTGTGTTTTCATATGTGCACATGATCTCGTTGGTCCCTGTTTTGGTCCAGTTTAGCCTTGAAAATAGTCTGGCCCCTTTTTTCCTCATGGCCAAAGGTAAGAGTCAGAGTTTCTTCATCCTCACAGACTGGCCTTTTAGAGGGCAGAAGGAGGAGAGTCTCATGGGTCATTGATGATCTGTCTGGGTCGTCCATATCCTGTCATGCCAGCTTGAGACGCTCCTCTGTTTGTGCCCATTTGCAGACCAATGACATTTTTCCCCTCACTCAGCTGCTCATCTGAGAAATCTCTCCTGTTTTCTTGGGACTTcctgcacacatacaaacacacaactctTCTCAGTCCAAACCTCATTTTTGTTGTACCAACTTTCCACACAGAGACTAGCTTAGCGTAGACATGAGAAACAAAGCTCAAACTCACTTAAAGAACCAGCTGGGGTCTCCTTTGTAATTCCCATCACTCTTCGTGACGGCCAAACTACCCAGAGCCATCAGGGTCCTCTGGACTGCAGCCAGGTCCTTGCCTGAAGACACAACAATCTCAAATGAACAAAGCACACAGCAAATATAGGGAAAAAGCCACGGCACACTTTTGTAATAATTCAGTAGAGGCCTGCTGATTGTCTTACCTTCAAAGAGGTCTACAGTCTGGAACATGTCGGTTTTGGTTACTCCGTAGTTTTCTGCAGCTTTAAGAAACATGGAGATTTGCTCCATCTGCTTGAATGCCATGCCGGAGCTCTTGATGGTCTTGATGGCCTTGTTGGCTCCATACAGGCTGTTGATGAGCTCACACAGCAcctagagacacagagaaggagCAGTTCCCTCTTAGTATGCCTGCACACAACGCAGATTACaatgtagtatttttatttattcaatccAACACTCACACATCCATCCTTGAGCCAGTTTTGGAAGCCGGTCTTCCCTGCCTCAGGCCTGCCAACTCCTGATCCGCACTGCATGACGATCCACTCCACCAGTCTTTCCTCCAGTTCTGGGTCGTATTTTTTATCAATCTTACTCTGTACCTCGCGGCTGAAGCCATAGGCGGGTCCTTTGTTTGCCATGCTGATCCTGTTGGGAGGGAAAGTTGGTGTTAAGATAGGCAACTGGCCCAGCAAACTTTGCTCCCTGACAGCATATTATGTCCTTTTCAATATGAGTATTTAATAGATGTAACAACATTCAAAGCCTTGTCCTGCTCACACCCACAGTCCTGGCTCGCAGTCAAAGCAAATTGTTTTTTAGTCACAATCTCctaatgtgtgcatgtgtgtttgggttTCTGATGTGTTCTGTTTTAGTAGACATAAAAGCAACAGCAAGGACATTTTGGCTTGTGACATTTTTTCATGAGTAGTGTAGTAAACAATCATAATGTcattattttacacttttttgaACATTTGGACACTTTGCaccagagaaacagaaaaatgctAAATGTCTTGAGGGATTTCAGCCATGCTGTCCACTGTAAGTAATTATGGTTGGCCTATCTCACTTATTAATGCAGCATGGGTTTCCTGTCGGCCTTAGCAGAACTGCTCAGCTTCCTGCATCCTGTTTGCTCATTCAGctgtcacttccttcctcccactctgACAAAGCTAGCTATGTGTATACAGGACTctaaacaaaataacatactgCTGCTCACCATGGCAACTGCTCTTAcatcccaaaaaaacaaaaaaaaacataatcaagCCTCATGAAAGTGTGAAATGGTACATTGTAACTGTCACGCAGCAGTAATTGCTTTTACAGATCTGAATCACTGAGTTACACAATTCAGTGACATTTCTGAATTTCAAGGAAAGCAGATAGTATGGAGATGTTTATAGCTGATGGAAATCCTCCTGCTcttacttttttaacttttcacaTACATGCACTTTATTCTTGTAGACAAACTGGGTGTAATATAAAGCAAGTACATTTATCCCTTGAGGGGAGAAAGTCACACCTACTGCATCCCTTGCAAAACAGAGACTTGTCAGTCTTACACAATATGTGCGGATAGTAGTAGACAAATCACCATTGTGTCCCTAACCCTGCTATAGATCACACTTGTGTTCTCTGTTCATTGTCTGAGGTTGCAGTGGTTACATGAGcatggaggggaaggggggCTTCTTCCTGTCCGCTAAACTATTTCAAAACCAGTTTGTCACAGCAACAGCGAGGGTGAAGTAAATATCCAAACATCCGACCTCTTGAACACTGTGTTTCTCAATTTTAGGAGTTTCATCTGTGGTGTCATGACACGCCCAGAGAAGATCCAGCAGCTGCAAACATTGAATTTATCTCTGCCTGATGTGAGTGAACAATGAGGGATGATGAACTCAAGAGATTTCACTGTTTCAGATGAAATCTTAGCCTGACCTGCACTTTGTTCCCTGAACTACACATGAACTACTGATTGTATTGGTCATGTTGCCACATCTCTGGTTAACACCACTGTTCATCTCTGTGTATCTTCCTATATCTAAGCATAACTACCACTTGCAGGACTAAACTCTAAAGTAGAGTGCAATCACACACACCAGGCCAGGACATTCAagcagattgtgtgtgtgcaggtgtttcAGCGTGTGTTATGGAGGATTTTTTAGTCCGGTGCACTTTAGAAATGAGCAGGGAGTGGCCTGGTAGTTACTGGGAACATCTTGTAATCACAGAGTCACAGcttcacccccacccctccGGAAAAAGAGGACGTCAATAAACAGTTGCAAagtggtaactatggtaacacattttctttgtcaATCATTATACTTTAAAATCTGCAATATTGAATTAGCtttgtctgtcttttaaaaCTCCCCGTGGCTCAGCGTCAAAGGATCATCAAATTGAATGTGACGATGAtttgtaaaatgtttgttcTGCAGCTTTTGTCATTGAACTTTTGCTCTATGGAGGACTTCAGTGTTATTGTTCAACATGTTGCAACACATCAAATTAGCTTTCTGGTTTCTACACTGTGACTATGTGTGACTGTTGGCATCCACTCATGACTATACAACTTTTGGGCCAAAAAATCTCCTCAACTGCTGTATGAATCACACTATAATCCTTTATTCAGATTATATTATTCAAATAATAGTCAAGTGAAAACTGCTACATAACGTATACACAATCTTCTCCATCCAGCCTTCACTTTACCTTCACACAGTGGCACTTTTTAATACCTGACTGCTACCGTATGTGCAAACGTTCCCCTCTACATTCTCACAGAGCAGCTCTTGTGCTATTTAAGGGTTACGTGTCTTACTCAGACACTACAGTTCACTCATCTCCCGTGTGAATTCTTAAATCTTGGGTGTCATAATTTATAAGCTGATAAACTTTCTTGTCACAACAGCATCTGCAGTTACTTTCTGAGTCAAAATTATATCATTTTAACTCATTGTGATTTCATCAGTGACTTATTTAGTTCAACAAAGGTTTAAAAAGGTAATTCTAAAACCTTTGTGATGTGAAAACAGTGGATCTAAATGCTTAAACTCCTTTACAGTGTTCATAGTCATGTTCTCCTTTATCCTGTGTCTGACCCCGTGTGTGAGTTCAATGCTCTGTGTTACTACATCACTCAAGATGTGAGAGCAGTCCAtacatcacaatgtaaagtcatAGTCTAAGTTATCTAACAGTCCGAAGCACTCGCTTGCACATAAAACTTGACCATGTTCCATACATGTGACAACACATGTGAGAGATTCATAAAGAATTTTACTGCCATTTCCTGAACCAGGGGCCTGTTGTTGCAGAGTATTTATTAAACTAGAAAATTACATATTATTAGAGAGTGCTGACTACATGTTGAGGTGCTCCTGGTGAGAGATttgtcagaggctgaactgaaccTGCTGacattccttaaaaaaaaaaaaatatgaggcCCTGCATTTTGCGGTGAGCACATGTGAAGAGTATAAAAGTAGATAAGACTTTCACAAGAATTGACACTCGTGGCTCATTCATAAGGCATCAAATCTACACCGGAAGGAGCTAAACATTAACTTGAGCgtaaaagagagggagacacacagCGAGGGTGGGGTGTATGATACattacacttgttttttttttcacgttTCCTGTATAGAGTGAGCCACAAACCCCACAAAGCACTAAAAAAATCCTCCAACTGCCTGTTAGGATTCATGAAACTGAGATTGATGAATGAAGGTAAGAGGAAAAACTAGAAGCTGTATTTACTTACTTTATGTAGTAGCTTTCAGGTGAGTGCAGGTAAGGCTTAATGTTGCTGGGTTaccgctcttcttcttctgctgctgcttctgtcttACAACACAGTGCAGGTTGCTCTGGACAGGATTGCTATCATAAATACAGCAAACACCCTTGTCTGAATTATATGACTTCACCGCATTCAACAGAGCGAGGGAGTAAAAGAAAGAGATACGCACTCAGGTCCTCCTATTTCACTCTAGGACCCGCCCATTTTGCTCTTACTCTTTTTCCTCACTCAAATTGGAATTCCTTATTTAGGAGAAGGACgggaaggaaaaagagggcATGTGACTGGGGAGTTTGGTGTGGTCACTGAAAGGAATTCTCTAAATTTCTCTCTCTACCACTAAAGAACAAGACAGGAttaagaggagggaaggaaggagggagggatgatacaaaaaaaaaatcctggagAACAGTGAAGCCTGAGGGAGCAAAGGAATGGAGTCTAGAAGAAGAGAGTCATTAAAGAGCAGTGGGAGGATTTATTGCTTTTAATTCAAGCTGGGTGATGTTTGAGTTCTCTAAAAATATGTCAGAAAGCGAAACAGGCAGCAAGCAGCAGTGGAATGTAAATCTCTTCCACTCTGATGCCTCACATGATAAGACTCAataaagagaaaggagaggaacaAGTCCTGACACatcttattgttttgttttatcctCAGACAGGTGAACATGTAAACTCTGAGAGTGTCCTCCTTTCAGTACAGGAGCTACAGTACATCCAAGaggtttccatgacaacaagaGGAGGCACTCCCTGCCAGGCATTCCAGCCTGGTTGACAAGAGCAAGTCAGGACCTGGCTGGATGGGACCATGACATCAAACGTGATAACACTGTGAGGAGCTGGCATGTGTGAAGTCATAAGCTGAGCCCATCGGTCATGAATACGTGGGTGTTGAGAAGCactgagatgtgtgtgtgtcagatatgCTCTGGGTCATTTTAACTGCAGGACAGCCAATTGTGAGGCTGCTATTTAATTAGCAGGACCAGGGTGTGCAGGGTTAATGATTTACACCACCTGAGAGTGGTTTGATGTTGCAGTTGaatatttcctgtttcctcctcaCATGAGCAGTCAGCTACCACAGTCTCACTTGTGTTGAGGATCCACTCTCAccacatttcttcatttattacttgattttatttctatttcttatCTCAGTTGAAGAAATGGTATACTTCGTAACCAAGCCAATCAAGTCAACTGctgtattaaaaaacacacaaaatgaagaTGATATAATCAATCAGAAGAAGCTGATTAGACCTCACCCTCTTTTATCAAATTAAGAGTTGGGGGTTTCTActaaagggttaaggttagggcttaaatgtttaaacatcCATAAAGAACAAttgatttactttttttccGTGACAGATTTATTCCTGTAAATTACTACTGTAAGTAAAGCATTATTGTTGACTCGCGGCTACCCCCTGCCCCTCCTAATCTTCTATGTGTATGATGTATTTTTGTTCAATTAAAAACATCACTGCTGCAAATGAGGTTGAGTCTGCAGCAGCCAGTGGTGGAAAGTGAGTCAATTTAAGATACTCGTTGTACTTTTAttgagtatttttatttaatgctATACATTATACATATAGTCCTCTACATATCAGACACaatatttgtacttattactcAACTGTATTCATCTGACAGCTATAGTTACTTTACAGAGGGGCTTATTGGTATAAATTAACCTATCAAACAGTATATAAGATAGTAAAAATGAACTCCACCTTGACCAGATCCAACATTATAAACTGCTTCATTAAATcattgtaatataatataatttatataataaataatatcctCATACCTCCTCCTAACTGCCTCACTACTTCCAGGATGGGCAGAACCTCTGAAATAATAAACAGGCAGCTCACCTGTAAATGTTTGAGAAGAAAGCAGGTAGCTGGACTCATGTTGGTGCCTCATCTCTCCAATACTTTGATCTGTGTATATGATATGTAAGtttcctttaatttaaaatgtatttataacagCTTTCATACTACTTGCTTCTTCATCTCTAGGTTTACATagtaattgtgttttaattgaCACTTAATTTGTtggattattaattattaaaattagGAATTCTGACTTCTAGATAATGTTTGTTatcattttttcttctgttatCATGTAAATCAGTTTGAACTATTTAATAATTGAATATTGGACTGGAGCTGCTGCCTTTGTCCATGTGTCCCAACACAGAGGCCATTGATTCTGTGATATTCTGTAAGCACACTATCATCAGGAGACATCAGTAGTCTCCTGATGAATATTCTTCattgataataaaacaatactGAAGACTCTAATCAGAGGAGTATTTTTTCCATGAATGGCAATGACACATATCTAGTAAATATGCAGTGAACCAGTTAACATGGTGGGTGTGGAGTTGGAGAAAGGTTCATGTTCAACCAGATGACAGATAGCTGTGAGTGTGGGAACATGGAAAATATTATCCATCAAGCCTGTAAATGgtgaaaatacacacaagtgAGAAATTCCACATGTGGATGAGCTCTGGGAGTTTCTGCAGCACTGCACACTGTAACCAGATGTACAGTCTCACCTGTCCTGAGCACATGCGATGGTgccaaatcattattttaatattagtaaaatattttttatgctgtgagaggaaaatgctacatttggaGGAAGTGAAAAAAATGCGGCTGGTTTTTGCAGCTTTTTAATTCAAGATACTGATCAGACCTCCTGTAAGTCTTTATAGGCCATTTCTGCACTACAGCAACATCTGGTGGCTCAGGGGGCAATGTCCACTcattgcttcctctctcctttgtgctgcagcttttccaTTTACAAGGGCAAAAACAGCCAAAAGCATACTTCTTCACAAGTAGAAatcttttaaatatgattttgttAAATAGAAGGACGAATGGCTGTGTTACACTCATTGCTCTCTAGAGTCAACCTGACAACAGATTTAATAGATTTCATGTTATTTTCAGACTGAGGGACACACTGCTGGGTGTTGATGACCGCACTGAGAGCTGCTAATTGAAAATCAGCAGCATGGTGGACGCAggactgtgatgtcatcagggcgTGAAATATGAAGCTGttacacagaaaaataattctAACAGATGGAAAAGCGTAACTGAGCATGAAGGGGTTCACGTTTTGTTTTCAGCCCCAGAATGAATAATTCAAGAAGGAAACTACTTTGGGcctaaaaactaaacaaacatcCGATGGTCCATAAATTCCATCTAACTGGAGTTATGAACTCTCAAAGTAGAGAGAACGTTGGTCCaaactaaaaataatatttcaataGTGAAACTTTGTTTTACTTCAACATGGTCAGTGTGACGCAGTGCAGAAAAGACATGAAAGTGTTTTTTCACTTGTATTACAGATCAAGGcaatactgtgtttttttaaactgcatctaccattttaaaacatcaaaagcaaaaaaattagaaaatataatTTGATTTGTCCTTCAGCTTCAAATGTCATGAGGCTAATAAAACATGTGCATGTTTTTACTTTGTAGACAAAGCTTCACTTAGTTTATGATCATCAAGACAATAAAGTCATTCAATTTTAATTCACAAAAGCAAGCCAAGGATTCCGTGTATCCCTTTAATCTTTGTTAATGTATTGGCTTCATTCATTGCATTAGACATGTGACTGAGTTCCTGATTATGTTTGCATGTTTCTGTAATGGCTCCTATGGCTAAATGCCAGCTTGAAACTAAACGCTAACGTGATTGTGTACTGTACTATAGGTCCTCAAAACGGTTCAGTCTCTGCATACTGAGTAGTCTCTCAGCTGAAAgagaattattattatgatgtcagtttccttttgactttttttcctgAACATTTCAAGCATACAAGATGTCCTTCTGCACTTGTGTCTTGAGGGAAAGGTACTCCCACCAGGACAAATGATAAAGAACAGATCCTGCACAACCACACCGCTGTCTTAGTAAGTGTAACGTAGTTTTGATCCAGTGATCCTTCTTTAGCTGGACGTTTCATGCACACAACCACAGATCATGGTACCAAAGCTGTGGGAGGTGTGATGATGAGATATGTGGATGAATAAATGTGTCTAGATTAAAACCACAGGAGGTCCAGCAGTGCCTGATCCTTTAGGACAAAATGCCAGTGAGACACAGTGGGAAACATCTGTTTaaatttcatatttattcacaAGCTTCTTTCCACTTTCACTGTGTGATTCTGGGCCATGAGACCACTACATAGAGcatgtttctctttttagaAAAGCATTCGACAAATACTCACAATATACTCCAGTGGTTTTAGCTGAGTAAACCGCTGTGGTTACTGTTTGAGTGGTGAGATTGACAAAATGTGTACAGATCCCTCAACTCTCTTCAACTGAGTGAACTCAGATGTGGGGAAGAAAAATTGCACATTGTTCCAAAACTAAATGTCCTTGAATAGCTTCCCTACCAGTCAACTATGGGGgatttgcatgttttgttttcttatagAAGAGCTGTAGAGTGCAGTTTGGTCCTCTTGGAGGCGCTGTATTTCAGTGTGAGTCTGCATCCACTAAATAGACTGTTCATTCTGCTGACACTCAGCCTCTAAACTGTGACCCCTAAATGTCAATATAAATCTTCAGCTCTCCATCTCCTTCCTCTAATAATGCTATGGGATGGTGAGAAgctgtgcaaaaaaaagagggagtGGGGGGATTTGCAGTGTAATGGGCATGTTCAAGATGGAGATGTTGGGTGTTGGTCACTTACAATGTTAATCTGGTAATTAAACCCAAACCAGCTGATTCTGCCCTAaattctcttttctcctttttttggtaaaatgtcacattttacaGTAAAGTCACTCTGTACCTGCAGCTTGTGTGAAAATCAAAACATCAGCATCCTCTGCTGTTCTGCTACTTGACTTCATTGCACACCGCTGCTTCTGGATGTCATCTACATGCTATCTGGtgcaatttaaaagaaaataagattaGACTTCCCCTTAATTTATGTGACCTCCGTTTATTGATCCAGGAGGCAGAGGTGCATAGGTGGGGGATGGGTGTAGAGAGAGCAAATTTGTGATCCAAGAGTCCACAGGCAACCCAACACAGATCGTTTGTGCTGCACAGGAGCTCAGTCCAGCTGACTGTCATGATGTGGGGCTTACAGTGTGTGCATTTCTGTTGATTGTGCGTAGCTTTACTTTGATTCAGCCATCAggtaaaataaaacagcagcattTAAGAGACTTCTAACTGAAGGCTCTGTCCTCTTTGTGCAGAAAAAGTGTTATTAAATGTTCAGTAAGCCTCACTCTGTCAGTCTCAGAGAGCAGATGCAGCAGGAGCTGTAGCTATGTTGTTAATCCATGTTATTTCTGGCCATGGGGAAGAGGCATTGACATAAGGTGTTAAATTAGCCAGCAGCTTTTTTTGAAACCAAGATGAGATTACTCACAAGCATTTCTTCCCGGCCTATTTaactgccagtatttaaaaacaaaaaagattttaGCATCATTATAAATTTATAtttacacattgtttttttccattgcaATGGTTTGGCAGTAGACAGTGCAGGATCAGAAAAACCTATCTGATCTGGCCCATGGCTTCTCACATCTTCAATTTATTGTAATCACCAAGTAATGAAGGAGAGTCACGCTGCAGAGGAGGACACACAAACAGTCTGTAGTGTCCACACTGACTGAATTTATTGCTGCAATGGCTAGTTTGAGCTCCCAGTGGTGAATTAACTGTTCTTAAGCAGGATCTTTGAAGATATGTGGGGAATGTCCATGTACATTATGTTGACACAGCTGTCAGAAACCCCAGCTTAGTTTATTGAGCTATTTTTTTCTTACCTTTACTTTTTCATGACAACTGCTGAAATCCAGAAGAGAAATGTCAGCACTTGTTGAAAAGAttgttattgtatttatatttgcacCAGTTGTCTTGTCTTATAGCAAATCCCTGTGATCTAAAACAGACCCAAAAAGATCAGAGAATACACTCCTCATTTTGTCACCCGTATCATGAAACTAACTTGATCTTAatatttttctcccttttcctAAATGACCAGAACAACCGTATTAGAGCCAGTTTTGAGTGGAACGTATGGCAGGGTTGGTCGAGGGGTTATTGGGGGTATTTTTGAGATATATCCCAAATCTGTCTGACACATTGCCAGTTCCCAAAGATGAATTAATTCAGTAAGATGGCAGAGCAGTTGTGATGGGATCTAGGGGGCTGGGGGCtaaagcagctttaaataaCAGTTTACATGTTGGgtagttatatttatatatttcctaTTATATCGGCTGAGGAAAGAGGCAAGTGAGGTGTCAGGGCAGCATCGGTTTTTCAGGGAGATAATAATAGTTGGAAAGATGTATCACAGTTTATTTGTCTGCTTGAAAGaggcagaaaagaaagaaagggaggaatcaGGGTCAAGTGCAGtttaggagagagga from Scomber japonicus isolate fScoJap1 chromosome 13, fScoJap1.pri, whole genome shotgun sequence includes:
- the LOC128371455 gene encoding transgelin-like; this translates as MANKGPAYGFSREVQSKIDKKYDPELEERLVEWIVMQCGSGVGRPEAGKTGFQNWLKDGCVLCELINSLYGANKAIKTIKSSGMAFKQMEQISMFLKAAENYGVTKTDMFQTVDLFEGKDLAAVQRTLMALGSLAVTKSDGNYKGDPSWFFKKSQENRRDFSDEQLSEGKNVIGLQMGTNRGASQAGMTGYGRPRQIINDP